One window of Cryobacterium arcticum genomic DNA carries:
- a CDS encoding methyltransferase domain-containing protein → MDDPDCDPDMLRRTYANFRYVNAVVSGLRHTYRHDIRPLLSAEVPHTLLDIGSGGGDVARSLARWAARDGLRLAVTGIDPDARAHDYATSQPSLPGLTFRRALSSDLVAAGERFDIVLSNHVLHHLSAGELGGLLVDSERLSRALVLHGDIERAPLAYLGFGLGTWPFFRRSFIRDDGLTSIRRSFTRAELAASVPPGWTVHREVPYRLMLRWSAPPVTLTAARQTGRAHA, encoded by the coding sequence ATGGACGATCCGGACTGCGACCCCGACATGCTCCGCCGCACCTACGCGAACTTCCGGTACGTCAACGCCGTCGTGTCCGGCCTCCGGCACACCTACCGACACGACATCCGACCGCTGCTCTCGGCCGAGGTGCCGCACACGCTGCTGGACATCGGCTCCGGCGGCGGCGACGTGGCCCGTTCGCTGGCCCGTTGGGCCGCGAGGGACGGCTTGCGGCTGGCCGTGACGGGCATCGACCCGGATGCCCGCGCGCACGATTACGCCACGAGCCAGCCGTCGCTGCCCGGGCTCACGTTCCGCCGGGCGCTGAGCAGCGACCTCGTGGCCGCGGGGGAACGGTTCGACATCGTGCTGTCCAACCACGTGCTGCACCACCTCAGCGCCGGCGAACTCGGCGGGCTGCTGGTCGACTCCGAACGGCTCAGCCGGGCCCTGGTGCTGCACGGCGACATCGAGCGGGCGCCGCTGGCGTACCTCGGCTTCGGGCTGGGCACCTGGCCGTTCTTCCGGCGCTCGTTCATCCGCGATGACGGGCTGACCTCCATCCGGCGCAGCTTCACCCGCGCGGAGCTGGCCGCGTCGGTGCCGCCCGGCTGGACCGTGCACCGGGAGGTGCCCTACCGGCTGATGCTGCGCTGGAGCGCGCCGCCGGTGACCCTGACCGCGGCGCGGCAGACGGGGCGGGCCCATGCGTGA
- a CDS encoding type III polyketide synthase → MAVTLRALQTVVPPTVLVQEQVRDIFAAQPGLSRLAQRLVTASFNLSGIDTRHTVIEELTLDSTVAEPQFFDAATQRLLVPGTRVRNELYIEQATKLFVEAGRRAINACPGLEASDITHVVTVSCTGFYAPGPDYMLVRELGLAPSTQRYHLGFMGCYAAMPALRTAKQFVEADPNAVVLVVSAELCSLHLRTSSDPDTIVASSLFSDGAAAGIVSSRPPAAGENALNLDHFETVITPVGEGDMAWKIGDEGFEMILSSYVPHIIDEHIESALAPLFGRDESLTRTLAAGVLAEAGAVTAQAQDDTAATSSSAEPGQVLTAAAPGSPLSTAIAHWAIHPGGRSILDKTEAKLGLTETQLVPSRETLRTNGNMSSATILFVMKAILEQENAADGDRVCAMAFGPGLTVESSLMTVLRG, encoded by the coding sequence ACCGTCCTTGTGCAGGAGCAGGTACGGGATATCTTCGCCGCCCAACCGGGCCTGAGCCGGTTGGCGCAGCGGTTGGTCACGGCCTCCTTCAACCTGTCGGGCATCGACACCCGGCATACCGTGATCGAGGAACTCACCCTCGATTCCACCGTGGCCGAGCCGCAGTTCTTCGACGCCGCCACCCAACGGCTGCTCGTGCCGGGCACCCGCGTGCGCAACGAGCTCTACATCGAGCAGGCCACGAAGCTCTTCGTGGAGGCCGGCCGCCGGGCCATCAACGCGTGCCCGGGCCTGGAGGCCTCCGACATCACCCACGTCGTGACCGTGTCCTGCACGGGCTTCTACGCCCCCGGCCCTGACTACATGCTCGTGCGCGAACTGGGCCTGGCGCCGTCGACGCAGCGTTACCACCTGGGTTTCATGGGCTGCTACGCGGCGATGCCGGCTCTGCGCACGGCCAAGCAGTTCGTGGAGGCCGACCCGAACGCCGTGGTGCTCGTGGTGAGCGCCGAGCTGTGCTCGCTGCACCTGCGCACCTCGAGCGACCCCGACACCATCGTGGCCTCGTCCCTCTTCTCGGATGGCGCGGCCGCCGGCATCGTGAGCAGCCGCCCGCCGGCCGCCGGCGAGAACGCCCTCAACCTCGACCACTTCGAAACCGTGATCACGCCAGTCGGCGAGGGCGATATGGCCTGGAAGATCGGCGACGAGGGGTTCGAGATGATCCTCAGCTCCTACGTGCCGCACATCATCGACGAGCACATCGAGTCGGCGCTCGCGCCGCTCTTCGGCCGCGACGAGTCGCTCACCCGGACCCTGGCGGCGGGAGTCCTCGCCGAGGCCGGCGCGGTCACGGCGCAGGCTCAGGACGACACGGCGGCGACCAGCTCCTCCGCCGAACCCGGCCAGGTGCTCACGGCCGCGGCGCCGGGTTCCCCGTTGAGTACCGCGATCGCGCACTGGGCGATCCATCCGGGCGGGCGCAGCATCCTCGACAAGACCGAGGCCAAACTCGGCCTCACCGAGACGCAGCTGGTGCCCTCGCGGGAAACCCTGCGCACCAACGGCAATATGTCCAGCGCCACCATCCTCTTCGTCATGAAGGCGATTCTCGAACAGGAGAACGCCGCCGACGGGGACAGGGTCTGCGCCATGGCGTTCGGACCGGGCTTGACCGTGGAGTCGAGCCTGATGACCGTGCTGCGCGGCTGA